A window from Planococcus maritimus encodes these proteins:
- a CDS encoding sulfurtransferase — protein sequence MTVFIETVDTENIRWIDARFDLKDSAWGRKSFAAEHVKGAIHWDLESDLSDMASNNGRHPMPGKEQLTQLFQAAGLELTDTIVVYDQGGSPYAARAWWLLTYAGFENAHISRVGFNELKQQGVATSTELTAYSASSVTPEFHDQLLATRSDVQQIVDGKELGVLIDARSAERYAGTSEPIDAVAGRIPGARNYDWSQLVSNQAFRTDEEFGNLLQPKEPAVVYCGSGVTAAALYAMLAEKQHEGLKLYVGSYSDWISDEDSVVEFDRDEHPEAADDQTKAVLAKLIEEGYTGEMLMKKFEYEKSLLQDKE from the coding sequence ATGACTGTTTTTATTGAAACGGTAGACACAGAGAATATTCGGTGGATCGATGCGCGTTTTGACTTGAAGGATTCCGCTTGGGGACGCAAAAGTTTTGCGGCGGAACACGTAAAAGGTGCGATTCACTGGGATTTAGAGAGCGATTTGTCTGATATGGCGTCAAACAACGGCCGCCATCCAATGCCAGGCAAGGAACAGCTCACACAATTGTTCCAAGCGGCTGGTTTGGAGTTGACCGATACAATCGTCGTCTATGACCAAGGAGGCTCTCCCTACGCTGCGCGGGCTTGGTGGCTGCTCACTTATGCCGGATTTGAAAATGCCCATATCAGCCGCGTCGGGTTTAACGAATTGAAGCAGCAAGGCGTTGCCACTTCAACAGAGCTGACAGCATACTCGGCGTCATCAGTGACTCCGGAGTTTCATGATCAATTGCTGGCGACAAGAAGCGATGTACAGCAAATCGTCGATGGCAAAGAATTGGGCGTCTTGATCGACGCGCGTTCAGCTGAACGCTATGCCGGAACAAGTGAACCAATCGATGCGGTCGCCGGCAGAATACCGGGCGCACGCAATTATGATTGGTCTCAACTGGTATCGAATCAGGCGTTCCGCACCGACGAAGAGTTTGGCAACTTGCTACAGCCGAAAGAACCGGCTGTTGTATATTGCGGCAGCGGCGTCACGGCAGCGGCCTTGTATGCCATGCTTGCAGAAAAACAACACGAAGGTTTGAAGTTGTATGTTGGCAGTTATTCTGACTGGATCTCTGATGAGGACAGTGTTGTGGAGTTTGACCGCGACGAGCATCCGGAAGCGGCAGATGACCAAACAAAAGCCGTATTGGCCAAATTGATCGAAGAAGGCTATACGGGCGAAATGTTAATGAAGAAATTCGAATACGAGAAATCGTTGTTACAAGACAAAGAATAA
- a CDS encoding dynamin family protein gives MTATDHKQELIETAHLYRIFKDNEDTERKEKAELFARKILKDQFIIGFAGHFSSGKSSMINALTGETLLPSSPIPTSANIVNVHKAEKDYAIVNRREDRPVYFPENYDFQAVKDFCKSGDVTQIDIGHSASVLPEGITVMDTPGVDSTDDAHRMSTESALHVADMVFYVMDYNHVQSELNFNFTRELQKYTDLYLIVNQIDKHQESEMSFEEFEQSVSDSFSAWGVEPKGIFFTSLKVHDFPGNEFPEVKQLVSSVMDNWQGHLGEATASAMRQLKDEHIGFLEDEKAERLEAFSNVLSEEEWAAREDLKKEHELIKRRSSVQDYDTWRANFEKKRKELLENANIMPYEVRDALSPYIEARQPGFKVGLLFSGKKTEEERENRKKDLQDKLSKTIDSQMSGHLKKLMKTSLREAGLLTDNESLEIDKMQFDLPFTVVEENVPETATMTADTVLNVSKSLTAQVQRWLIQETDPWKARQQQSFEGLPDDAGVEIDMKSESLEQKVHAIRTLEEMDEAIDKVKKSFTAILPKQMDAAEQQVANWQEEFDLSADDMVEFTPSMLEEAEQQHWEDGENAQKAELASFDEQEVLSRVNQTADILEPVRGFAETVAYLKRKAKRLEGQEFTIALFGAFSAGKSSFSNALMGETVLPVSPNPTTATINRIRPVAEAHPHETADVRLKTVAAMTEDVKNSFAVFGINVATLEEAYAKTDTLPDEATSEQQIHKSFLLAFKGGYEAFSRNLGETLRVNREEFSLYVAKEERSCFVEEIDFYYDCELTRNGVTLVDTPGADSINARHTNVAFEYIRNADAVLFITYYNHAFARADREFLIQLGRVKDAFEMDKMFFVVNAIDLANSEEEKQAVIDYVGNELQRFGIRFPRLFGVSSLQALKDRAVSGMQEFEEDFQHFLKEELKGMAVQSLSEEEQKTVDRFRHLIQSTEKNLERKDERLEELKQVEQKVRKRYSETMAPVLEQEASQELGELLYYVKQRVFYRFNDFFKEAFNPSLFSRESSKQALETALRDLREMTAFDFQQEMRVTNLRLARFVEKKLTERFKDDAAKLKDWNAEFSLLPYEVKEAQLLEAGQPFNEADYSTVKSYYKNNKSFFEKNEKEAMRDALQGMMEPDADRYLEQEKAALIEWAEFWIEQEAEGLRQHIQRQAIEQIESERSLLQQSEILTQWKQLHEKLMEGRG, from the coding sequence ATGACAGCGACAGACCATAAGCAAGAATTAATCGAAACGGCGCATCTTTACCGGATTTTCAAAGACAACGAAGACACGGAACGCAAAGAAAAAGCCGAATTGTTTGCGCGCAAAATATTGAAAGACCAATTCATCATCGGCTTTGCCGGCCATTTCTCCTCTGGAAAATCGTCGATGATTAACGCGTTGACGGGAGAAACTTTATTGCCATCAAGCCCGATTCCAACAAGCGCCAACATCGTCAATGTCCACAAAGCAGAAAAGGATTACGCAATCGTCAACCGAAGAGAAGATCGTCCTGTGTACTTCCCAGAGAATTACGATTTCCAGGCGGTTAAGGATTTCTGTAAGAGTGGCGATGTTACGCAAATTGACATTGGGCATTCGGCATCGGTATTGCCAGAGGGCATCACGGTCATGGATACGCCAGGTGTCGATTCGACGGATGACGCCCATAGAATGTCGACAGAATCTGCCTTGCACGTAGCGGACATGGTGTTTTATGTGATGGATTATAACCACGTGCAATCCGAATTGAATTTTAATTTCACGCGGGAATTGCAAAAATATACGGACCTTTATTTGATCGTCAACCAAATCGATAAACATCAGGAAAGCGAAATGAGTTTTGAAGAATTCGAGCAATCGGTGTCCGATAGTTTTTCAGCCTGGGGCGTCGAACCAAAAGGCATCTTTTTCACTTCTTTAAAAGTCCACGACTTCCCCGGCAATGAATTTCCGGAAGTTAAACAGCTCGTCTCTTCGGTCATGGACAATTGGCAAGGGCATCTTGGTGAAGCCACAGCTTCTGCTATGCGCCAATTAAAGGATGAACATATCGGCTTTTTGGAAGATGAAAAAGCAGAGCGGCTGGAAGCATTCTCAAATGTGTTGTCAGAAGAAGAATGGGCTGCGCGCGAAGACTTGAAAAAAGAGCACGAACTGATCAAGCGCCGTAGTTCGGTTCAGGACTACGACACTTGGCGAGCGAATTTCGAGAAAAAGCGCAAAGAGTTGCTGGAAAACGCCAATATCATGCCCTATGAAGTAAGAGATGCGTTAAGTCCTTATATCGAAGCTCGTCAACCAGGATTCAAAGTGGGCTTGCTGTTCAGCGGCAAAAAAACCGAGGAAGAGCGAGAGAACCGTAAAAAAGATCTTCAAGACAAGTTATCGAAAACGATCGACTCCCAAATGTCGGGCCATTTAAAAAAATTGATGAAGACTTCACTCCGAGAAGCGGGCTTGTTGACGGATAATGAGTCGCTGGAAATCGACAAAATGCAATTCGACTTGCCGTTTACAGTCGTTGAAGAGAATGTTCCTGAAACGGCCACGATGACGGCGGATACGGTGCTGAATGTCAGCAAAAGTTTGACTGCCCAAGTGCAGCGCTGGCTCATCCAGGAAACCGATCCATGGAAAGCCCGCCAACAGCAAAGCTTTGAAGGGCTGCCGGACGATGCGGGAGTGGAAATCGACATGAAATCCGAATCGCTCGAACAGAAAGTGCATGCAATCCGTACGCTTGAGGAAATGGACGAAGCGATCGATAAAGTCAAAAAATCGTTCACGGCCATATTGCCAAAGCAAATGGATGCGGCGGAACAACAAGTAGCGAATTGGCAGGAAGAATTTGATTTGTCGGCTGACGACATGGTGGAATTTACGCCGTCGATGCTTGAAGAGGCAGAACAGCAGCACTGGGAAGATGGCGAAAACGCACAAAAAGCAGAACTGGCTTCGTTCGATGAACAGGAAGTCCTGTCGCGTGTCAATCAAACCGCCGATATTCTGGAGCCAGTCCGTGGATTCGCAGAGACGGTCGCCTATTTAAAGCGCAAAGCGAAGCGCTTAGAAGGCCAAGAATTCACCATCGCCTTATTCGGTGCTTTTAGTGCCGGAAAATCCTCTTTTTCAAATGCTTTGATGGGCGAGACGGTATTGCCGGTCTCCCCGAACCCGACAACTGCGACCATCAACCGTATTCGCCCGGTCGCTGAAGCGCATCCACACGAAACGGCCGATGTGCGTTTGAAGACCGTGGCGGCCATGACGGAAGATGTCAAAAATTCGTTTGCCGTCTTCGGTATAAATGTCGCAACACTAGAGGAAGCTTATGCCAAAACAGATACCTTGCCAGATGAAGCAACGTCTGAGCAGCAAATCCACAAGTCGTTTTTGCTGGCGTTTAAAGGCGGCTATGAAGCTTTCTCTAGAAATCTTGGTGAAACCTTACGCGTCAACCGCGAAGAATTTAGCTTGTACGTCGCCAAAGAAGAGCGCAGTTGTTTTGTGGAGGAAATCGATTTTTATTACGATTGTGAATTGACGAGAAACGGCGTGACTTTAGTGGATACACCGGGTGCGGATTCGATCAATGCGCGCCACACGAATGTCGCTTTCGAATACATCCGCAATGCTGATGCTGTTTTATTCATCACTTATTACAACCACGCCTTTGCCCGAGCAGACCGCGAGTTTTTGATCCAGCTCGGCCGCGTAAAAGATGCCTTTGAAATGGACAAGATGTTTTTCGTAGTCAACGCCATCGATTTGGCGAATAGCGAAGAAGAAAAGCAGGCAGTCATCGATTATGTCGGCAATGAATTGCAGCGATTCGGGATCCGTTTTCCGCGCTTGTTCGGCGTATCAAGCTTGCAGGCCTTGAAAGATCGCGCTGTGTCCGGCATGCAGGAGTTCGAAGAAGACTTCCAACATTTCCTGAAAGAAGAACTGAAAGGAATGGCGGTCCAGTCGCTTTCTGAAGAAGAACAGAAAACGGTAGACCGTTTCCGCCATTTGATCCAGTCGACTGAGAAAAACTTGGAACGTAAGGATGAACGGTTAGAAGAGTTAAAGCAAGTGGAACAAAAAGTTCGCAAACGCTATAGCGAGACGATGGCGCCAGTGTTGGAGCAAGAAGCGAGCCAAGAGCTTGGCGAATTATTGTATTACGTCAAGCAGCGCGTGTTCTATCGTTTTAATGATTTCTTCAAAGAAGCCTTCAACCCTTCCTTGTTTTCAAGGGAATCATCAAAGCAAGCGCTCGAAACGGCTTTGCGCGATTTGCGGGAAATGACGGCTTTCGATTTTCAGCAAGAGATGAGAGTGACCAATCTGCGTCTTGCGCGGTTTGTTGAGAAAAAGTTGACGGAACGCTTTAAAGACGATGCGGCCAAACTAAAGGACTGGAATGCTGAGTTCTCCTTACTTCCATACGAAGTGAAAGAAGCACAGCTCTTAGAAGCTGGGCAACCGTTTAACGAGGCCGACTACTCCACAGTCAAATCGTATTACAAAAACAATAAGAGCTTTTTTGAGAAAAATGAAAAAGAAGCGATGCGTGACGCCCTGCAGGGAATGATGGAACCGGACGCTGACCGTTATTTGGAGCAGGAAAAAGCTGCATTAATTGAATGGGCGGAGTTCTGGATTGAACAAGAAGCGGAAGGGTTGCGGCAGCATATCCAGCGCCAAGCAATCGAACAGATCGAATCAGAACGCAGCCTACTACAGCAAAGCGAGATTTTGACACAATGGAAACAATTGCATGAAAAATTGATGGAAGGCAGGGGATAA
- a CDS encoding SDR family NAD(P)-dependent oxidoreductase, which translates to MLASFRLEGKTAIVTGAGKGIGRSIALALGEAGANVLLVARTESDLEQVLQEMDSERTSYAVADVTNRNDIQTAIEQAIERFGSIDILVNNAGMNIRSKLDDATDSEWHKIMDTNSQSVFMFSQEASKHMTKGASIINVSSVGGDRALKTGVIYAASKAAIIQMTKVMAMEWGERGIRVNAIGPWYFRTPLTEKVLSDPQYMDEILAVTPLKRVGELPEVASPVVFLASDAAGYITGQTLFIDGGMSIHGFS; encoded by the coding sequence GTGTTGGCATCTTTTCGACTAGAAGGCAAGACCGCCATTGTGACTGGCGCAGGGAAAGGCATTGGGCGCTCTATCGCGCTTGCACTCGGTGAAGCAGGAGCAAACGTCCTGCTCGTTGCGCGGACTGAAAGCGACCTCGAACAAGTGTTGCAGGAAATGGATAGCGAGCGCACGTCCTATGCAGTGGCGGATGTAACGAATCGCAACGACATTCAAACTGCAATCGAACAAGCCATCGAGCGGTTCGGTAGTATTGATATACTTGTCAATAATGCGGGGATGAATATCCGGTCAAAACTAGATGATGCGACGGACAGCGAATGGCATAAAATCATGGACACCAATTCACAGAGTGTATTCATGTTTTCCCAGGAAGCTTCCAAACATATGACTAAAGGGGCGTCGATCATCAACGTCAGTTCCGTCGGTGGCGATCGGGCATTGAAAACCGGCGTCATCTATGCAGCTTCTAAAGCAGCAATTATTCAAATGACTAAAGTGATGGCGATGGAGTGGGGCGAACGCGGTATCCGCGTCAATGCAATTGGTCCTTGGTACTTCCGCACGCCATTAACTGAGAAAGTGCTTTCGGATCCGCAATACATGGATGAAATTCTTGCTGTTACACCGCTTAAACGTGTCGGCGAGTTGCCAGAAGTGGCTTCGCCTGTCGTGTTCTTGGCTTCGGATGCTGCAGGCTATATCACGGGGCAGACTTTGTTCATTGACGGCGGCATGTCGATCCACGGATTTTCCTGA
- a CDS encoding carboxypeptidase M32: MEQQFRELHQKMTSYNEAISLLYWDMRTGAPKKGQDLRSETIGTLSSDLFALSTSEDYGKLIAELKTQQGLSTAMQRSVEESDREYQLNAKIPPEEYREFVVLTSKAESVWEQAKEQKDFAMFQPYLEQLVETTRRFVGYWGMKNGSVYNTLLDQYEPGVTTEQLDKVFGQLRERIVPLVKQIQESENQPNTEFLYGHFPKQAQQDFSLDVLQQLGYDFEAGRLDETVHPFMIAVNRGDVRVTTKYDEQDFRTAVFGTIHEAGHALYEQNISSELSGLPVDGGSSMGIHESQSLFFENFVGRNESFWRNNYEKFLSYAPDSFKAVTLDEFLAAINESKPSLIRIEADELTYALHIMIRYELEKGLFDGDYEVKDLPVLWNDKYEEYLGIRPEHDGEGVLQDVHWAGGSFGYFPSYALGLLYAAQFKKAMQQDIPNFDELLANGEIGPVTAWLTDKVHQHGAVKKPLELLEEATGEGLNGSHLADYLEAKYTKIYQLK, from the coding sequence ATGGAACAACAATTCAGGGAACTACACCAGAAAATGACAAGTTATAACGAAGCGATCTCCTTGCTGTACTGGGATATGCGCACAGGTGCACCGAAAAAAGGACAAGACTTACGTTCGGAGACGATCGGAACCTTATCTTCCGACCTCTTTGCATTGTCCACATCCGAGGACTATGGCAAGCTAATTGCTGAACTGAAAACGCAACAAGGCTTATCAACGGCCATGCAGCGTTCGGTAGAAGAGTCGGACCGTGAATACCAATTGAATGCCAAAATTCCACCGGAAGAATACCGTGAGTTTGTCGTCTTAACAAGCAAAGCGGAATCCGTTTGGGAACAGGCGAAAGAACAAAAAGATTTCGCGATGTTCCAGCCGTATCTCGAGCAACTCGTGGAAACGACGCGCCGCTTTGTCGGGTATTGGGGCATGAAAAACGGCAGTGTCTACAACACGCTTTTGGACCAATACGAGCCAGGCGTTACGACCGAGCAGTTGGATAAAGTGTTTGGACAGTTGAGAGAACGCATCGTGCCGCTCGTCAAACAAATCCAAGAATCTGAAAATCAGCCAAATACGGAATTTTTGTATGGGCACTTCCCGAAACAAGCCCAACAGGATTTCAGTTTGGATGTCTTGCAACAATTGGGCTATGATTTCGAGGCAGGACGTCTAGACGAAACGGTGCATCCATTTATGATCGCTGTGAACCGTGGAGATGTCCGAGTGACGACCAAATATGATGAGCAGGACTTCCGCACGGCCGTCTTCGGTACGATCCACGAAGCGGGACATGCCTTGTATGAACAAAACATCAGCAGTGAATTAAGTGGCTTGCCGGTCGATGGCGGTTCTTCCATGGGCATCCATGAATCGCAATCTTTGTTCTTCGAAAATTTTGTCGGGCGCAATGAGTCATTCTGGCGCAATAACTACGAAAAATTCTTATCGTATGCACCCGACTCATTCAAAGCGGTAACGCTTGATGAATTCCTTGCAGCGATCAATGAATCAAAACCTTCGTTAATCCGCATCGAAGCAGACGAATTAACTTATGCTCTTCATATTATGATCCGCTACGAATTGGAGAAAGGGCTATTCGATGGCGATTACGAAGTGAAGGACCTTCCAGTCTTGTGGAACGATAAATACGAAGAATACCTAGGAATCCGTCCGGAACACGACGGAGAAGGTGTGCTTCAGGATGTCCACTGGGCAGGCGGCAGCTTTGGCTATTTCCCTTCCTATGCACTGGGTTTACTATATGCAGCGCAATTCAAAAAAGCCATGCAACAAGATATCCCGAATTTCGATGAGCTATTGGCGAATGGAGAAATCGGGCCCGTCACGGCATGGCTAACGGATAAAGTCCACCAACACGGTGCGGTGAAAAAACCACTTGAACTGCTAGAAGAAGCAACAGGAGAGGGCTTGAATGGAAGTCATCTAGCCGACTATCTCGAAGCGAAATATACTAAGATTTATCAGCTGAAGTAA
- a CDS encoding ATP-dependent DNA helicase, producing the protein MRQALPFPLSKDKTFFDSLNDWIGDIFYDILPEKGYELRDEQIFMSFQLEKALKERQVLFAEAGVGTGKTMAYLLPAIAYARYTGKPALISCADEALIEQLVKKGGDIDRLDELFDLNLDVRLAKSRDQYLCLQRFEGAKKRSEADFLDHIEDTLPEFVNKTYSMQQMYPYGERSSYPELTDDQWQQVNYHPIQNCNACDMRNKCGLTLHRNHYREATDLVICSHDFLMEHIWTKENRKHEGQAPLLPEVSQIVLDEGHLLEFAAQRALTYEVQESSLYDVTEKVMVDGVREKTLGLIERTIDLHTEFFRVLRSNLIPSEEDRKAIREDPLLKRIGTELIKTVDTLLEEFVFEGELFSIPEYELNLAEEYFEQYNFSMGLFVENGDAISWLEEKDEIETLVIMPRLVTDILEEKLFEGKLPIVFSSATLSVAKDFTYLADTLGIDDFESFSVPSPFEYEEVMEIFKHPVAQEEKASRVMELAAEGGQTLVLFKSKAAMQSFKRAVPTDSSIAIEFEGDRELSSVVRDFQEGKFQVLCSHHLWEGMDLPGDALTKVIIVDLPMPPSDPVFDAKRKFSEHPLEEIDLPFMQLRLQQGVGRLIRSSSDHGEIHLLLTEEELRIEHLWQNVLPVAAKNR; encoded by the coding sequence ATGAGACAAGCATTGCCATTTCCATTATCTAAAGATAAAACATTCTTTGACTCATTGAACGATTGGATCGGGGATATCTTCTACGATATATTGCCTGAAAAAGGTTATGAACTCCGCGATGAACAGATTTTCATGTCGTTTCAATTGGAAAAAGCATTAAAAGAAAGACAAGTGCTGTTTGCAGAAGCGGGTGTCGGGACAGGCAAGACAATGGCTTATTTATTGCCCGCTATCGCTTATGCACGTTATACAGGAAAGCCTGCACTCATTTCATGTGCAGACGAAGCTTTGATCGAGCAATTGGTCAAAAAAGGCGGCGACATCGACCGGTTAGACGAGTTGTTCGATTTGAATCTAGATGTCCGTCTCGCCAAATCACGTGACCAGTATTTATGCTTGCAACGATTTGAAGGGGCGAAAAAACGCAGCGAAGCGGATTTTCTCGACCATATCGAAGACACGCTTCCCGAATTCGTCAACAAAACTTATTCGATGCAGCAAATGTATCCATATGGCGAACGCTCGAGTTATCCGGAACTGACGGATGATCAGTGGCAGCAAGTCAATTACCACCCCATCCAAAACTGCAATGCTTGCGATATGCGCAATAAATGCGGATTGACCTTGCACCGCAACCATTACCGGGAAGCGACCGATCTCGTCATCTGCTCACACGATTTTCTGATGGAGCATATTTGGACAAAAGAAAACCGCAAGCATGAAGGCCAAGCCCCGTTGCTTCCGGAAGTTTCTCAAATTGTGCTTGATGAAGGGCATTTACTCGAGTTTGCGGCACAGCGCGCACTGACTTATGAAGTACAGGAAAGCTCGCTTTACGATGTTACGGAAAAAGTCATGGTCGACGGTGTCCGTGAAAAAACGCTCGGTTTGATTGAACGGACAATTGATTTGCATACCGAATTTTTCCGCGTGCTGCGAAGCAATTTGATCCCAAGCGAGGAAGACCGCAAAGCGATTCGGGAAGATCCGCTATTGAAACGCATCGGAACGGAATTGATCAAAACGGTCGATACTTTGTTGGAGGAGTTCGTCTTCGAAGGCGAATTGTTCAGCATTCCCGAATACGAACTGAACTTGGCCGAGGAGTATTTCGAGCAATACAACTTCTCGATGGGCTTGTTTGTTGAAAATGGCGATGCCATCAGTTGGCTCGAAGAAAAAGACGAAATTGAAACTTTAGTGATCATGCCGCGCCTTGTCACAGATATTCTTGAAGAAAAATTGTTTGAAGGCAAATTGCCAATCGTCTTTTCTTCCGCTACCTTATCCGTAGCTAAAGATTTCACTTATTTGGCGGATACGCTAGGCATCGATGACTTCGAGTCATTCTCGGTGCCATCTCCGTTTGAATACGAAGAAGTGATGGAAATCTTCAAACACCCCGTTGCACAGGAAGAAAAAGCGTCCCGTGTCATGGAGTTGGCAGCGGAAGGTGGACAGACTTTAGTGCTCTTTAAATCTAAAGCCGCCATGCAATCTTTCAAACGTGCAGTGCCGACAGATTCATCAATTGCCATCGAATTTGAAGGCGACCGTGAATTGTCTTCTGTTGTGCGTGATTTCCAAGAAGGCAAATTCCAAGTATTGTGCTCTCACCATCTATGGGAAGGCATGGACTTGCCAGGAGATGCCTTGACCAAAGTCATCATTGTCGATTTGCCAATGCCGCCAAGCGATCCGGTATTTGATGCCAAACGCAAATTCAGCGAACATCCGCTTGAAGAGATCGACTTGCCATTCATGCAGCTGCGGCTGCAGCAAGGCGTCGGACGGCTTATCCGTTCTTCTTCCGACCACGGCGAAATTCATTTGCTGTTGACTGAAGAAGAACTGCGCATTGAACACCTCTGGCAGAATGTTTTGCCGGTAGCGGCGAAAAACCGTTGA
- the gpsB gene encoding cell division regulator GpsB produces the protein MDIKYAAKDILEKDFKTAMRGYNQDEVDHFLDEVIQDYELYNKKIEQLQNENRRLRAELEESPKKQATPAPGTTNFDILRRLSHLENHVFGNKLDNR, from the coding sequence ATGGACATTAAATATGCAGCAAAAGACATTCTAGAAAAAGACTTTAAAACCGCTATGCGCGGCTACAACCAGGATGAAGTAGACCATTTCCTGGATGAAGTCATTCAAGACTATGAATTGTACAACAAAAAAATCGAGCAATTGCAAAACGAAAACCGCCGTTTGCGCGCAGAGCTGGAAGAATCGCCAAAAAAGCAAGCGACTCCCGCCCCTGGAACGACCAATTTTGATATTTTGCGCAGATTGTCCCATTTAGAAAATCATGTGTTCGGCAATAAACTCGATAATCGCTAA
- a CDS encoding DinB family protein: MKTLFHYNWIVREEWYQWCEKISDEELLKKRTGGIGGILETLFHILDVEWSWIRVLQGKSDFKGTFDDYHSLEKIRALDSRFKEEVEEFVANWDSHMEDRILVSTDKDGTEYRDRWGDVMHHIIAHEIHHIGQLSVWSRELNRQPVSADLMGRDLGSTE, encoded by the coding sequence ATGAAGACGCTATTTCACTATAATTGGATAGTTAGAGAAGAATGGTACCAATGGTGCGAAAAAATCAGCGATGAAGAACTGCTGAAGAAACGAACAGGCGGCATTGGCGGCATTCTTGAAACACTGTTTCATATTCTAGACGTGGAGTGGAGTTGGATCCGTGTATTGCAAGGAAAATCGGATTTTAAAGGAACTTTCGATGACTATCATAGCCTTGAAAAAATACGCGCACTGGATTCACGCTTCAAGGAGGAAGTCGAAGAATTTGTTGCCAATTGGGACAGCCACATGGAAGACCGCATTCTTGTTTCTACCGACAAAGACGGTACCGAATACAGGGACCGCTGGGGCGATGTGATGCATCACATTATCGCACATGAAATCCACCATATCGGCCAATTATCAGTGTGGTCGCGTGAATTGAACCGCCAGCCGGTTTCAGCCGATTTGATGGGCAGAGATCTTGGTAGCACAGAATAG
- a CDS encoding THUMP domain-containing class I SAM-dependent RNA methyltransferase, whose product MTSYKLLATAAMGLESIVANEVKELGYETTTDNGKVFFEGTARDIAKTNLWLRTADRVKLIAGEFEATTFDELFEQTKAIEWEKYLPVDAEFPVQGKSVKSKLHSVPTCQSIVKKAIVERMKKAYHRNAFLDESGPRFKIEVSILKDKVQLSIDTSGAGLHKRGYRVGQGEAPLKETLAAALIKLSRWSPDRPFVDPFCGSGTIVIEAAMIGQNIAPGYNREFDSEQWPWIGSKIWDEVRAEAEEQADYDQPLNILGTDIDHRMIQIAEENVIEAGFAGLVRLQQRQVTDFTTTEENGVVVGNPPYGERIGEIEVIEEMIGDMGQMFSKYPTWSVYMLSSMEGFEKLYGQKATKKRKLYNGFIRTDLFQFWGERPKK is encoded by the coding sequence ATGACTAGCTACAAATTACTGGCCACTGCCGCAATGGGACTTGAATCCATCGTGGCGAATGAAGTGAAAGAACTTGGATACGAAACGACGACAGATAATGGGAAAGTATTTTTCGAAGGCACGGCACGGGACATTGCGAAAACCAACCTTTGGCTACGCACCGCTGACCGCGTAAAATTGATCGCAGGCGAATTCGAAGCGACTACTTTCGATGAGTTGTTCGAACAGACAAAAGCAATCGAATGGGAAAAATATTTGCCGGTCGACGCCGAATTCCCGGTACAAGGGAAATCAGTCAAATCGAAGCTTCACAGCGTGCCGACTTGTCAATCAATCGTTAAAAAAGCCATCGTTGAACGCATGAAAAAAGCTTATCACCGCAATGCCTTCTTGGATGAATCAGGCCCGCGCTTTAAAATTGAAGTATCGATCTTAAAAGATAAAGTGCAATTATCGATCGACACAAGCGGTGCTGGACTTCATAAACGCGGTTACCGCGTCGGACAAGGTGAAGCTCCGCTTAAGGAAACTTTAGCGGCAGCGCTGATCAAATTGTCTCGCTGGAGCCCGGACCGCCCATTTGTCGACCCATTCTGCGGTTCAGGGACAATCGTTATCGAAGCGGCGATGATCGGGCAGAACATCGCGCCAGGGTACAACCGGGAATTCGATAGTGAACAATGGCCATGGATTGGCTCTAAGATTTGGGATGAAGTTCGCGCAGAAGCGGAAGAACAAGCGGATTATGACCAGCCGCTGAATATCCTCGGTACGGACATCGACCACCGAATGATCCAAATTGCTGAAGAAAATGTCATCGAGGCCGGCTTTGCTGGACTTGTGCGCTTGCAACAACGCCAAGTAACAGATTTCACAACCACTGAAGAAAACGGTGTCGTCGTCGGCAACCCGCCATATGGCGAGCGGATCGGCGAAATCGAAGTGATTGAAGAAATGATCGGCGATATGGGACAAATGTTCTCAAAATATCCGACATGGTCTGTGTACATGCTGTCGTCAATGGAAGGCTTTGAAAAGCTCTACGGCCAAAAAGCGACGAAAAAACGCAAATTGTATAATGGCTTTATCCGCACGGACCTGTTCCAATTCTGGGGAGAGCGTCCAAAAAAATAA